In one Gossypium hirsutum isolate 1008001.06 chromosome D09, Gossypium_hirsutum_v2.1, whole genome shotgun sequence genomic region, the following are encoded:
- the LOC107890738 gene encoding remorin, whose protein sequence is MAEEEPKKVETVTPSEQPPPEAPKDVAEEKSVIPPPTSEEKPAESAALQKAVEPTEEKSTESTVDRDAVLARVATEKRISLIKAWEESERSKAENKAHKKLSSIEAWENSKKAALEAELKKIEEKLEKQKAEYVEKMKNKIALIHKEAEEKKAMVEAKRGEDLLKAEEIAAKYRATGTTPNKVLGCF, encoded by the exons ATGGCAGAGGAAGAACCCAAGAAGGTTGAAACCGTAACCCCCTCGGAGCAACCACCTCCCGAAGCCCCCAAAGACGTTGCGGAGGAAAAATCGGTAATCCCACCTCCTACCTCTGAAGAAAAACCTGCTGAGTCCGCCGCACTCCAAA AGGCGGTGGAACCGACTGAGGAAAAGAGCACGGAGAGTACTGTGGACCGAG ATGCTGTGCTTGCTAGAGTTGCGACAGAGAAGCGAATTTCACTGATCAAAGCTTGGGAAGAGAGTGAAAGAAGCAAAGCTGAAAACAA AGCTCATAAAAAACTTTCCTCTATCGAGGCATGGGAAAACAGCAAGAAAGCTGCTCTGGAAGCTGAGCTGAAAAAGATTGAG GAAAAACTAGAGAAGCAGAAAGCTGAGTATGTggagaaaatgaaaaacaaaatagcCTTAATCCACAAGGAAGCAGAAGAGAAGAAAGCTATGGTTGAAGCCAAGCGTGGGGAAGATCTTCTCAAGGCTGAGGAGATAGCTGCCAAGTACCGTGCCACCGGAACTACTCCGAACAAGGTCCTTGGTTGTTTTTGA